TGGAGGACATAAATTCAATTTCTCCCACTGTTTAACTATGAAATAAATAAAGAAACATTTCAGTATTACTATAAAAAAGTTAGGTGAAAAAAGGAGCAAAGTCTATACCCAGGTCTTTCCGCTGCAATGTTTTCCTTTTTCCTCTTTGAGCATACACAAATGCATCTTTTGCAATAGCTTCAATGAATAATTCCTGTAAAACAAAaatacatttgcatttttttttttaaatcaacgaCATCCTCTGCACTTAATCATATAATGGAAATACAAAAATACTAATTTCACAAGTCACTCACTATGAGGAGTGAATTGACAGGAGTTTTGCAAAGAACAAAATATATTTTAAACAATACAtctaggaacaataatttacacaattggttgtgtttaaaaaaaaaaaaaagtcaacagaCAGTAGCTGGAGCAGCTGTGCAATACACAAAACAATTCTAGCGATGAAGTTTTAATAGTACAAGTCACAAAATATTGATCTTAAATGTTGTATTCtcttgtttaaaaaataaaatatatgtttttatattAATTTCCACTCCTTGGCAATTTTacagcacttggaatatttttttccagttttgcagATACCATTCACTGTATCATTCCAATATACAACTCATCTTGCCAAAAAGAAAAAGCCCTCATACGgttgtcaatggaaaaataaaaataagttctGGATTTTGGAAGAAGTCAAAGCGCAAACGTCCATGTGTCGcccaagaaaaataaataaataaaaacaattaggctatgtgcacacgtagaatgggctactgcggatttttccgcagaattgctaaatccgcattggaaaaccgctgcggtttttaatgcggatttattgcagattccgctgcggttttccatctgcagttttttATTGGAgcaaatggaaaactgctgcggattctgcacaaagaattgacatgctgcggaaaataatccgctgcgtttccgcgcggctttttccgcagcatgggcacagcgtttttggtttcccataagtttacattgtactgtaaactcatgggaaactgctgcggatcttcaGCAAAATCAGCATCGTGTGCCCATAGCCTAAGAACATGGCCATCACACAAATCTGGGAATGTAACCCAAGGATGGGTTCAGACGAGAATATGAAAGAAAACCAGCCTAGTAGTGCAATACAATTTTAGGATTGTGGCAGCACATTAGTTAGCGGGACTAGTCCTAGAGGCATGCGCTAAGTGCAGACAAGAGAAGTACATCAAGCGGTTATGACATCCACAGAGGTGCGACTGTCCCGCCACCGCCTGCTGATGTCCTGCCAATGTGTGATTATTGCTGTGACTGGGCATACAGTGACATTCtgctcaggctactttcacacttctgtcggtacggggccgtcgccatgcgtcggcccgacgtacgttgtgaaataaatgaacagcgGGTGCAGTtatccaacgcatccgctgccccactgtaatgttcgggggaggagggggcggagtaccggctgcgcatgcgcggacggaaatggcggacacttcgcacaaaaaaagttacacggaacatttttttgtgccgacggtctgccaaaacgcgACATGTTGCAAtatgtcgctaatgcaagtctatggagaaaaaaggcatcctgcgggcaactttgcaggatgcggttttttctccaaaacgacgcattgcgacgtaacgacggaagtgtgaaagtagccttacatgtcaCTACCATGGCGTGCCATTGTGCACACCCGGAGTCTGCAGCAGGCATGCTAGCACAGTACTGCGGCTTTTGACAGCTCAGCACTGGATCGTGTCTGCTGTGAGCGCGCACAGGGACGCGCCTGGCCTGTCAGACTTCGTGGATGCACAATGTGACGCCATGGCAGCGCCACATAAGCAGGTGGTCACAGTCACAATCAATACCACATGTGAGGGCTTTAGGGAGGCAGAGGGCACTGCAGAGAGGCCTGATATCAGCTTGTGGGACTACAGCAGCCAATACCTGGCTCCCCGACATTGGGGGTGCGACCGTTGGGAGAGCTAGAAATCAGTAAATGACAACGCAATGCTCCGGATACTGGAGGTAACTTTtaatgacaggtcccctttaaataaCATTTCACCTAGAAATGCCATCACACGCCTGTGGTAACTATCGCAAGGCTTTGTGCACACCCGTGTGTAACCGTAGCGCTAGTGACGTGTGCTGCCGAGCACAGGACACAATGCCCACCATAAGGAAGCACACACAGTGGAAGAGCATGGCCCGCACCGGGCTCTCACCGTGGCCTTGCTGATAGCAAACACCGCCTCCTGACTGGCCAGAGACACATCCGGGTCCGACTTCATCAGCGACTTTATCCGAGACATTGGCAGTTTCGCTAGCTTCTGCGAGGCCACTGGCTGCACTGGCACCGCCACGTTCTCGGGGTGTCCGCTGCTCTCAGCAGCCTCAGGCTGAGCGGCGCCGCCCgccatcacctcctcctcagagGCCATGGAGAGAAGCAGCTGAGCAGCACACAGCAGCGCGCGGCACGGAGGAGCGCGGGAAAGTATCACGTGACCATGTAGGTAGTCGGCCGGTAGTAAAGAAGGTTTCCTATTGGTGACATCCGGGTCGTCAGCAGTGTACTGTTACAGCCCGGCGTCCTATACTGACAGGTCTCCCCCTGAGTGGTACCAGACACCTACCTGCTGGCGACTGTCACCGGGTTTCACCACAGAGCGGTGCTCATAACGTTCAGCTATGACAACaagggggtctcctgcagaccctgaggTGTCATGCCAAGCCGTTAGTGACCTGTGGTCTTGTGATGGGTGCATCCGATTTGCGtgagttaaagaagttgtccactactataaagttttttgttttttttcataaatcttgctattatgtgccactgaacacatctactgtgtttattttagcaatattagctgttatcatgctgtagcagcacatcttcagtgctggattcagctctcatggggttaatcgacaacttcctttctcctgagggtgcatactaaaaccctatgtggcaaatttacctatgcctatggtagatattttagtcgtattcatctacatctctgcctattttagatttttttttaccgtttcattttcttaatttagttttcctttccacttcactccatttgaagcagagtaaccaatttatttacatatgtatttatttgacataaagttgcaatacatgaatgtaggggtcaaattttttggaaacggaataacggttttgagctctgttttttttattggaatatgttcatattagtacaacaacgttatcttccaagtttcattaggatctttttagggattcactctttatgcgccattttctgccatacctatgcctagtgtgttatcatggttggaaacggaaaagcggttttgagctccgttttttttattggaatatgttcatattagtacaacaacgttatcttccaagtttcattaggatctttttagggattcactctttatgcgccatattctgccatacctatgcctatggtagttttttttctaaagttgaattttttgaatcttttttcctttccacttcactctatttaaaaataaattagcggaggttaaactttaattgcgttttcaacaaggcaaacccatacatttctatatagtaacttaaaatttgaaataaacactgaatccctaagaagatcttgatgaaacttttAAAATAAGTTtctcattaatatgaactttttccagcaagaaaaacagagcttaaaaatgtaattctgttttcaacaatgttaattcatacattcctatataataactttacatttcaaataaacagtgaatccctaagtatatctttatcgaaaatgtttgccttaagggaccttcacacacaacgatatcgttaaggatatcgttgcaacgtcacgctttttgtgacgtaacaacgatcccgctaacgatctcgttatgtgtgacagcgaccaacgatcaggcccctgctgggagatcgttggtcgttggggaatgatcaggacctttttttggtcgctgatcacccgctgtcatcgctggatcggcgtgtgtgacgccaatctagcgatgtgttcactggtaaccagggtaaatatcgggttactaagcgcagggccgctatgggggccagaaaaatacggattacacacggaccagcagtgtgacttacgagaaatacacagcggtgttctatagaaaagccggcaattcagtgcggtgtacagtaagatcacactgacaggttagaatagaatagctaagataaatgtctacacatagtatatatatacacacacacacacacacacactagatggtggcccgattctaacgcatcgggtattctagaatatgcatgtccacgtactatattgcccagccacgtactatattgcccagccacgtactatattgcccagccacgtagtatattgcccagccacgtagtatattgcccagccacgtagtatattgcccagccacgtagtatattgcccagccacgtagtatattgcccagtcacgtagtatattgcccagccacgtagtatattgcccagcccacgtagtatattgcccagtcacgtagtatattgcccagccacgtactatattgcccagccacgtagtatattgcccagccacgtagtatattgcccagcccacgtaggatattgcacagccatgtactatattggccagccatgtactatattggccagccatgtactatattgcccagtcaggtagtatattgcctagagccatgtagtatattggccagtcacgtagtatattgcccagccacgtagtatattgccccgccaggtttgtcacattttaaaaaataaaaatatactcacctttctgagggccccttgtagtccacggcagcttccggtcccagggttggtatgagcgcaggacctgtgatgacgttgcggtcacaggcaatatactacgtgggctgggcaatatagtacgtggctgggcaatatagtacgtggctgggcaatatagtacgtggctggccaatatagtacgtgggctgggcaatatactacgtggctgggcaatatactacgtggctgggcaatatactacatggctgggcaaaatactacgtggctgggcaatatactacgtgcctgggcaatatactacgtgactgggcaatatactacgtggctgggcaatatactacgtggctgggcaaaatactacgtggctgggcaaaatactacgtggctgggcaaaatactacgtggctgggcaatatactacgtgcctgggcaatatactacgtgactgggcaatatactacgtgggctgggcaatattctacgcggctgggcaatatactacgcggctgggcagtatactacgtgggctgggcaatatactacgtggactgggcaatatactacgtggacatgcatattctagaatacccgatgcgttagaatcgggccaccatctagtatatctacatctatatatatctattctacgtgtagacatttattctacctattctactgtaagctgtcagtgtgattttactgtacaccgcactgaattgccggcttttctctcgaacaccgctgcgtatttctcgcaagtcacactgttggtccgtgtgtaatccgtatttttctggcccccatagactttcattggcgtattttttgcgcaatacggtgacaaacgcagcatgctgcgattttctatggccgtagaagaccgtataatacggatcagtaaaatacggctgataggagcttggccatagagaagcattgtaccatatgcaatccgtattttatgaaccgctcatacgtccgtaaaactcgctagtgtgaggtcggcctaaggcaaaatttttcgataaagatatacttagggtttcagtgtttatttcaaatgtaaagttactatatagaaatgtatgggtttgccttgttgaaaacgcaattaaagtttaacctccgctaatttatttttaaatagagtgaagtggaaaggaaaaatagattaaaaacattcaactttagaaaaaaaactaccatagacataggtatggcagaatatggcgcataaagactgaatccctaaaaagctcctaatgaaacttggaagataacgttgttgtactaatatgaactaattccaataaaaaaaacggagctcaaaaccgtttttctgtttccaaccatgataacact
This region of Ranitomeya imitator isolate aRanImi1 chromosome 1, aRanImi1.pri, whole genome shotgun sequence genomic DNA includes:
- the POLE4 gene encoding DNA polymerase epsilon subunit 4, which translates into the protein MASEEEVMAGGAAQPEAAESSGHPENVAVPVQPVASQKLAKLPMSRIKSLMKSDPDVSLASQEAVFAISKATELFIEAIAKDAFVYAQRGKRKTLQRKDLDNAIDAFDEFAFLEGTLE